One genomic window of Elaeis guineensis isolate ETL-2024a chromosome 2, EG11, whole genome shotgun sequence includes the following:
- the LOC105048660 gene encoding uncharacterized protein isoform X2 yields the protein MLGLGFGTARIEAAVWDEAVPGPTDAASPSWKDEDREGHYISVLGRTSLRDGKALCETCKFGPFSHDGEDWGPLPEHMMRQASC from the exons atgctagggttagggtttgggaCTGCGCGAATAGAG GCTGCTGTCTGGGATGAGGCAGTGCCGGGTCCGACGGATGCAGCATCGCCATCGTGGAAGGATGAGGATCGGGAGGGGCACTATATCTCGGTCTTGGGGAGAACCTCACTTCGCGAT GGTAAAGCATTGTGTGAGACATGCAAATTTGGACCATTTAGCCATGATGGAGAAGATTGGGGACCATTGCCAGAGCATATGATGCGACAAGCTAG